The Perca fluviatilis chromosome 2, GENO_Pfluv_1.0, whole genome shotgun sequence genome includes a region encoding these proteins:
- the LOC120571282 gene encoding uncharacterized protein LOC120571282, translated as MSLMLDKLLMKGCKKQRPEPEPRCVSMKSDSSMGWFDEFKVEQAADGRVQHDGSEGLGGSSAQQHQSQLDSIFMIIVLYQLLEGNIITFVRNELKKIQKVLSPDYPECLESQRDDEEVFGSEDEEQRRSRREAFLKITLHILRRMKQEELADRLQRRSNSGVCQLKVKTNQKKKFQCVFEGIAKAGNPNLLNQIYTDIYITEGGTLKVNEEHEVRQIEIASRKPDRPETLIRQEDIFKAPPGRD; from the exons ATGAGTTTAATGTTGGACAAGCTGCTGATGAAAG GATGCAAGAAGCAGagacctgaacctgaacccagatGTGTGTCTATGAAGAGTGACTCGTCTATGGGTTGGTTTGATGAGTTTAAAGTTGAACAAGCTGCTGATGGAAG AGTTCAGCATGACGGCTCAGAGGGCCTCGGGGGTTCgtctgcccagcagcatcaaTCACAGctggactccatatttatg ATTATTGTTCTCTACCAGCTGCTGGAGGGGAATATCATTACTTTTGTGAGGAACGAGCTGAAGAAAATTCAGAAAGTTCTGagtccagattacccagaatgcttagagagtcagagggaCGATGAGGAGGTGTTTGGCAGTGAAGATGAGGAGCAGAGAAGGAGCCgcagagaggcatttctgaagatcacactgcacatcctgaggagaatgaagcaggagGAGCTGGCTGACCGTCTGCAGAGAA GAAGTAATTCTGGAGTTTGTCAGCTTAAAGTCAAGACTAACCAGAAGAAaaagttccagtgtgtgtttgaggggattgctaaagcaggaaacccaaaCCTTCTGAATCAGATCTACACAGATATTTATATCACAGAGGGAGGGACTTTAAAGGTCAATGAagaacatgaggtcagacagattgaaatagcatccaggaaaccagacagaccagaaacactaatcagacaagaagacatctttaaagccccacctggaagagattaa